A part of Desulfomicrobium macestii genomic DNA contains:
- a CDS encoding LytR/AlgR family response regulator transcription factor, with protein sequence MTSPIRCLLVDDEPPALDELSYLLSGFEDVRIVGTAMSASQAMEEIVRLRPEVVFQDIQMPGATGFHVLERALKCPEPPLFVFATAYDQYAIRAFEENAVDYLLKPVSRERLANCLGRLRNQLRHMNPGRAAQPKLEELLKGMGLGQPLVRISVEHRGRVLLLGHADVVLIRTEGRRTLVHTRDTQYVHHGPGTLDRLEEKLAALSFFRANRGELVNLAQVRDFAPWFNGKYLLTMRDHAATEITVSKARVRDFRDQLGLA encoded by the coding sequence CCCTGGACGAACTGTCCTATCTTCTGTCCGGCTTTGAGGATGTGCGGATCGTCGGCACGGCCATGTCCGCATCGCAGGCCATGGAGGAAATCGTGCGACTGCGCCCCGAAGTGGTCTTTCAGGACATCCAGATGCCGGGCGCGACCGGCTTTCATGTTCTGGAGCGGGCGCTCAAATGCCCCGAGCCGCCGCTCTTCGTCTTTGCCACGGCCTATGACCAGTATGCCATCCGCGCTTTCGAGGAGAACGCGGTGGATTATCTGCTCAAGCCCGTCTCCCGCGAACGCCTGGCCAACTGCCTGGGGCGGCTGCGCAACCAGTTGCGCCACATGAACCCGGGCCGGGCCGCGCAGCCGAAGCTGGAAGAACTGCTGAAGGGCATGGGACTCGGCCAGCCGCTGGTGCGCATCTCCGTGGAGCATCGGGGGCGCGTGCTGCTGCTCGGGCACGCCGATGTCGTCCTCATCCGCACGGAAGGGCGCCGCACTTTAGTGCACACGCGCGACACGCAGTATGTGCACCACGGCCCCGGCACCTTGGATCGCCTGGAGGAAAAACTCGCAGCCCTGTCCTTCTTTCGCGCCAACCGGGGCGAGCTCGTCAATCTGGCGCAGGTCAGGGATTTCGCGCCCTGGTTCAACGGCAAATATCTTTTGACCATGCGCGATCACGCGGCCACCGAAATCACCGTCAGCAAGGCCAGGGTGCGCGATTTTCGCGACCAGCTCGGCCTTGCGTAA